The following are encoded in a window of Haloarcula halophila genomic DNA:
- the citZ gene encoding citrate synthase has product MSDDLKKGLEGVLVAESSLSMIDGDAGRLVYRGYTIEDLANGASYEEVLYLLWHGHLPNAEQLAAFEDAMAEEREVDDDVLDTVRQLAEADENPMAALRTAVSMLSGYDPAPEDAEPTDEEVNLAKGRRITAKMPTIVAAFTRIRDGEEPVEPREDLDHAANFLYMLNGEEPDDVLADVFDQALVLHADHGFNASTFSAIVTASTLSDVHSAVTSAIGTLKGPLHGGANQDVMEMLKEVDDADSDPLDWVKNALDEGRRVSGFGHRVYNVKDPRAKILGERSKELGEAAGSLNWYEMSTTIEDYLMEEKGLAPNVDFYSASTYYQMGIPIDIYTPIFAMSRVGGWVAHVLEYIEDNRLIRPRARYTGADPDETEFVPIGER; this is encoded by the coding sequence ATGTCTGACGACCTCAAGAAGGGGCTCGAAGGTGTCCTTGTCGCCGAGTCCAGTCTCAGCATGATCGACGGCGATGCTGGCAGACTGGTCTACCGGGGCTACACCATCGAGGATCTCGCGAACGGCGCCAGCTACGAAGAGGTGCTGTACCTGCTCTGGCACGGTCACCTCCCGAACGCCGAGCAACTCGCGGCCTTCGAGGACGCGATGGCCGAGGAACGCGAGGTCGACGACGACGTACTCGATACCGTCCGCCAGTTGGCCGAAGCGGACGAGAACCCGATGGCCGCGCTGCGAACCGCCGTCTCGATGCTGTCCGGGTACGACCCCGCGCCCGAGGACGCCGAGCCGACCGACGAGGAAGTCAACCTCGCCAAGGGCCGTCGCATCACCGCGAAGATGCCGACGATCGTCGCGGCGTTTACCCGTATCCGGGACGGCGAAGAGCCGGTCGAACCCCGCGAGGACCTGGATCACGCAGCGAACTTCCTCTACATGCTCAACGGCGAGGAACCCGACGACGTGCTGGCCGACGTTTTCGACCAGGCGCTCGTCCTCCACGCCGACCACGGATTCAACGCCTCGACGTTCTCGGCGATCGTCACGGCGTCGACGCTGTCGGACGTCCACAGCGCCGTCACGTCGGCCATCGGCACCCTGAAAGGCCCGCTCCACGGCGGCGCCAACCAGGACGTCATGGAGATGCTCAAGGAGGTCGACGACGCCGACTCCGACCCGCTGGACTGGGTCAAGAACGCCCTCGACGAAGGTCGTCGCGTCTCCGGGTTCGGCCACCGCGTCTACAACGTCAAGGACCCGCGTGCGAAGATCCTCGGCGAGCGCTCGAAGGAACTCGGCGAGGCCGCCGGCTCCCTGAACTGGTACGAGATGTCCACGACCATCGAGGACTACCTCATGGAAGAGAAGGGGCTGGCCCCGAACGTCGACTTCTACTCGGCGTCGACGTACTACCAGATGGGGATCCCCATCGACATCTACACCCCTATCTTCGCGATGTCCCGCGTCGGTGGCTGGGTCGCCCACGTCCTAGAATACATCGAAGACAACCGCCTCATCCGGCCCCGTGCCCGCTACACCGGCGCCGACCCCGACGAGACCGAGTTCGTCCCGATCGGCGAGCGGTAG
- a CDS encoding potassium channel family protein: MDTWQRRTVLYVVGLIGVILAYAVAYDYGMTAFENRPREFLHSLQVVVETFTTTGYGSDAPWDTDVMRVFVILMDVTGVVLIFLALPVLLFPLFEEAMETTAPTAVEEDLSSHIVICTFTPRGETLVTELESWDVDYVIVEPDRETANTLHGEGYHVIHADPQSVEGLEHAGLPSARALVADDSDQVNTSIVLTAREVDETVRTISVVEEPDRERYHELAGADVVLSPRGILGRSLAGKVTTGVSTTLGDSIELGEDFDIAELPVHRGSALVGTTLADSGIREETGVNVIGAWFRGQFQSPPSPDAELDGSTVLLVSGTESQLEQLKTMTLSNVRQYRAGETVVVGYGEVGQTICREFASGGVPYTVLDRQEKPSVDVVGDATEPDDLRAVGVEDARTVILALSNDTDTEFATLVVRDLNPNVEIIARAEGTENVQKIYRAGADYVLSLATVSGRMLASTILREEDVISMDQQVEVVRTTADGLAGTTLGEADIRSRTGCTVIAVERNGDVLTDLGPDVDIRRGDELVVAGTDAGVTRFRELFS, from the coding sequence ATGGACACCTGGCAACGCCGGACGGTGCTGTACGTCGTTGGACTGATCGGCGTCATTCTGGCGTACGCAGTCGCCTACGATTACGGGATGACGGCCTTCGAGAACCGGCCTCGCGAGTTCCTCCACTCGCTACAGGTCGTCGTCGAGACGTTCACGACGACCGGGTACGGTTCCGACGCGCCCTGGGACACCGACGTGATGCGCGTGTTCGTCATCCTGATGGACGTCACGGGCGTGGTCCTCATCTTCCTCGCGTTGCCCGTCCTCCTCTTTCCGCTGTTCGAGGAGGCCATGGAGACGACTGCTCCGACTGCTGTCGAGGAGGACCTCAGCAGCCACATCGTCATCTGTACGTTCACACCGCGGGGCGAGACGCTCGTCACGGAACTGGAGTCCTGGGACGTCGACTACGTGATCGTCGAACCCGACCGGGAGACGGCAAACACCCTCCACGGCGAGGGATACCACGTTATCCACGCCGATCCCCAGTCCGTCGAAGGGCTGGAACACGCTGGGCTCCCGTCGGCCCGCGCGCTCGTGGCCGACGACTCCGACCAGGTCAACACCAGCATCGTCCTCACGGCTCGCGAGGTCGACGAGACGGTACGGACCATCAGCGTCGTCGAGGAACCCGACCGCGAGCGCTACCACGAACTCGCCGGTGCCGACGTGGTCCTCTCGCCGCGTGGCATCCTCGGGCGGAGCCTCGCGGGGAAAGTGACGACCGGCGTCTCGACGACGCTGGGGGACTCGATCGAACTCGGCGAGGACTTCGACATCGCCGAACTACCGGTCCACCGCGGGAGCGCCCTCGTCGGGACGACCCTGGCCGACAGCGGTATCCGCGAGGAAACTGGCGTCAACGTCATCGGGGCGTGGTTCCGCGGCCAGTTCCAGAGTCCCCCCTCCCCCGACGCCGAACTCGACGGGAGCACTGTCCTGCTCGTCTCGGGCACCGAGTCCCAACTGGAGCAACTCAAGACGATGACCCTCTCGAACGTCCGGCAGTACCGCGCGGGCGAGACTGTCGTCGTCGGCTACGGCGAGGTCGGCCAGACGATCTGTCGTGAGTTCGCCTCGGGGGGTGTTCCCTACACTGTCCTTGACCGCCAGGAGAAACCGTCCGTCGATGTCGTCGGTGACGCCACCGAACCGGACGACCTCCGAGCCGTCGGCGTCGAGGACGCCCGGACGGTCATCCTCGCGCTCTCGAACGACACCGACACCGAGTTCGCGACGCTGGTCGTCCGGGATCTGAACCCCAACGTGGAGATCATCGCCCGAGCCGAGGGAACGGAGAACGTCCAGAAGATCTACCGCGCGGGGGCCGACTACGTCCTCTCGCTGGCGACGGTCAGCGGCCGGATGCTCGCCTCGACGATCCTCCGTGAGGAAGACGTCATCTCGATGGACCAGCAGGTCGAGGTGGTCCGGACGACTGCTGACGGCCTGGCCGGGACGACGCTTGGCGAGGCCGACATCCGCTCGCGGACCGGCTGTACGGTCATCGCCGTCGAACGCAACGGAGACGTCCTCACCGATCTGGGGCCGGACGTGGACATCCGCCGGGGCGACGAACTCGTCGTCGCCGGCACTGACGCCGGGGTGACGCGGTTCCGCGAGTTGTTCTCGTGA
- the ilvA gene encoding threonine ammonia-lyase has protein sequence MLSVDDVLAARDRVAETARHTPLDYSHTFSSMTGADVHLKLELFQRTGAFKIRGATNRIATLSEAERAAGVVTASAGNHAQGVALAATRAGVDSKIVMPEHAPISKVKATRNYGGEVVLAGQDYDEAAERAHEIEREEDRTYIHAFDDETVMAGQGTVGLEIYEDLPGVETVVVPIGGGGLISGIATALKGKDPEIRVVGVQAEGAASVPESLERGERVVRDEVRTIADGIATRTVGEKTFEIIEERVDEVVTVDDSEIAVALTTLLERSKIMVEGAGAVALAAVLEERFDYAEDETIVPALCGGNIDLNTLTNVIVRGLVETGRYIKIRTVLTDHPGALEHLVSVLSAQEVNIYAIEHDRTSRDVAMDDAEVELDLETRGPDHVEAVLAALREEGYPVEVLV, from the coding sequence ATGCTCTCCGTAGACGACGTGCTGGCGGCGCGTGACCGGGTCGCCGAGACCGCCCGGCACACGCCGCTGGACTACTCACACACGTTCTCGTCGATGACCGGCGCCGACGTGCATCTCAAACTCGAACTGTTCCAGCGTACCGGTGCGTTCAAGATCCGGGGAGCGACCAACCGTATCGCGACGCTCTCGGAGGCGGAGCGAGCGGCCGGCGTCGTGACCGCGAGCGCGGGCAACCACGCCCAGGGGGTCGCACTGGCGGCGACGCGGGCCGGCGTCGACTCGAAGATCGTGATGCCCGAACACGCCCCCATCTCGAAAGTCAAGGCCACACGGAACTACGGCGGCGAGGTCGTCCTCGCCGGCCAGGACTACGACGAGGCCGCCGAGCGCGCCCACGAGATCGAACGCGAGGAGGATCGGACCTACATCCACGCGTTCGACGACGAGACGGTGATGGCCGGCCAGGGCACCGTCGGACTGGAGATCTACGAGGACCTCCCCGGCGTCGAGACGGTGGTGGTCCCCATCGGCGGCGGCGGACTCATCAGCGGTATCGCCACCGCGTTGAAAGGGAAGGACCCGGAGATCCGCGTCGTCGGCGTCCAGGCCGAGGGCGCAGCGAGCGTCCCCGAGTCGCTGGAACGTGGCGAGCGGGTCGTCCGGGACGAGGTCCGGACCATCGCGGACGGGATCGCCACGCGGACGGTAGGCGAGAAGACCTTCGAGATCATCGAGGAACGCGTCGACGAGGTGGTGACCGTCGACGACTCGGAGATCGCCGTCGCGCTGACGACACTGCTCGAACGGTCGAAGATCATGGTCGAGGGTGCCGGCGCGGTCGCGCTGGCGGCGGTCCTCGAAGAGCGGTTCGACTACGCCGAGGACGAGACGATCGTCCCGGCGCTGTGTGGGGGCAACATCGACCTGAACACGCTGACGAACGTCATCGTGCGCGGCCTGGTCGAGACGGGGCGGTACATCAAGATCAGGACGGTGCTAACCGACCATCCCGGCGCGCTCGAACACCTGGTCTCGGTACTCTCGGCCCAAGAGGTCAACATCTACGCCATCGAGCACGACCGGACCAGCCGCGACGTGGCGATGGACGACGCCGAGGTCGAACTGGACTTAGAGACCCGTGGTCCCGATCACGTCGAGGCCGTCCTCGCGGCGCTACGCGAGGAGGGCTACCCCGTCGAAGTTCTCGTCTGA
- a CDS encoding sensor histidine kinase translates to MSDIVRWNLVGLLGCCILLGTAAAAAPGGAPLHVLAIQSSLPVVLGLGLVVYGWWLDGGALDGHGWTVVRWTALGVVVFFGIGAFFGQISRRFDTSFLLAVVASLGFGATLGAVVGVYSARLQRTNDQLVRQRERMEQFTNMVSHDLRNPLNVASGQLELARRDHESEHLDAVAESHDRMESLIDDVLTLARERDPDLRVESVALPAVVDRAWRTVETDTATLRTETDATVLADPDRLQQLLENLFRNAAEHGGEAVTVGALDSGTGIYVEDDGPGFDDVDRVFESGYTTAESGTGLGLAIVWELAASHDWRVTATTGRDGGARIELHDVEFADEHSGTTD, encoded by the coding sequence ATGTCGGACATAGTTCGCTGGAACCTGGTCGGGTTGCTCGGTTGCTGCATCCTGTTGGGAACAGCGGCGGCTGCGGCACCCGGGGGCGCTCCCCTCCACGTGCTCGCGATCCAGAGCAGTCTCCCGGTCGTGCTCGGTCTCGGACTGGTCGTGTACGGCTGGTGGCTGGACGGCGGCGCACTCGACGGACACGGGTGGACCGTCGTCCGCTGGACCGCGCTGGGTGTGGTGGTCTTCTTCGGTATCGGTGCGTTCTTCGGTCAGATCAGCAGACGGTTCGACACCTCGTTTCTCCTCGCGGTGGTCGCCTCGCTGGGGTTCGGGGCCACGCTCGGCGCGGTCGTCGGCGTCTACTCCGCACGGCTCCAACGGACCAACGACCAGCTCGTCCGGCAACGCGAGCGGATGGAACAGTTCACCAACATGGTCAGTCACGACCTGCGGAACCCGCTAAACGTCGCGTCCGGTCAGCTCGAACTCGCCCGCCGCGACCACGAGAGCGAACACCTCGACGCCGTCGCCGAGTCCCACGACCGGATGGAGTCGCTGATCGACGACGTCCTGACGCTAGCCCGGGAGCGCGACCCCGACCTGCGGGTCGAATCGGTCGCACTCCCGGCTGTCGTCGACCGGGCCTGGCGGACCGTCGAGACCGACACCGCCACGCTCCGAACCGAGACCGACGCCACGGTCCTGGCCGACCCCGACCGCCTCCAGCAGTTGCTGGAGAACCTCTTTCGGAACGCCGCCGAACACGGCGGCGAGGCGGTCACCGTCGGCGCCCTCGATTCGGGAACCGGGATCTACGTCGAGGACGACGGTCCCGGCTTCGACGACGTGGACCGGGTGTTCGAGAGCGGCTACACCACCGCGGAATCCGGGACGGGGCTCGGACTCGCCATCGTCTGGGAACTCGCGGCGTCACACGACTGGCGGGTCACGGCGACGACCGGACGCGACGGCGGCGCTCGGATCGAACTCCACGACGTTGAGTTCGCCGACGAACACTCCGGGACGACCGATTGA
- a CDS encoding VOC family protein, whose protein sequence is MDLAHVALCVSDLDRSMAFYEALGFEETNRFTLNGVENVYLGRPGSDGDIQLRYDPDRTTPIAPSRADTDHVAFTVDDVDEQFETAIEAGGVAVLEPTTIPEADAYAAFVEDPEGYTLELFQWD, encoded by the coding sequence ATGGACTTGGCACACGTCGCGCTCTGTGTCTCGGATCTCGACCGCTCGATGGCGTTCTACGAGGCGTTGGGGTTCGAGGAGACGAACCGATTCACGCTCAACGGCGTCGAGAACGTCTACCTGGGACGGCCGGGCTCGGACGGCGACATCCAGCTCCGCTACGACCCCGACCGGACGACCCCGATCGCACCGAGCCGTGCCGACACCGACCACGTCGCCTTTACCGTCGACGACGTGGACGAACAGTTCGAGACGGCCATCGAGGCCGGCGGTGTGGCGGTCCTGGAACCGACGACGATCCCCGAAGCCGACGCCTACGCGGCCTTCGTCGAGGATCCCGAAGGGTACACGCTCGAACTGTTCCAGTGGGACTGA
- a CDS encoding PAS domain-containing sensor histidine kinase: MSDSGPSTLLLEYTQDKIAVLDESGTYTYVNAAAEPILGYEPAALVGTNAFEYIHPEERETVQDAFGSVVESEAFQATTSTYRHRASDGSWVWLESRMSNVTDTELEGYVVSSRVVTDRVEAERERIESQERLAELADTTDDVLWVFDGDWEELLFCNPAYEAVYGRSVEELEADPQNFFECIYPPDRESVREALEQLSAGDQVDMEYRVNPTTGYNRWVWVQGEPIVRDGEVVRIAGFSRDVTYRRRRERQLSVLDNFLRHNIRNQLTVVIGSADTLESDPTADVKTHAAMIRRAGEGLLETAEKQRDIVEMLTEKPRTATTDMVGAIQTVTGRLRDQYPEADIETRLPETAVVDGPGELECAIAELVENAIRHNDRGTPWVRIAVESVGDHVEITVDDTAAPIPEYDRNVLLGDHEMSAVNHSRGCGLWLVYWTVDLAGGAIEHTTGERGNTVTLSLPRASGSGG, encoded by the coding sequence ATGAGTGATTCGGGTCCCTCGACGCTCCTGCTTGAGTACACGCAAGACAAGATCGCAGTACTGGACGAGTCGGGGACCTACACATACGTCAACGCGGCCGCGGAGCCGATCCTCGGCTACGAACCCGCGGCGCTGGTCGGGACGAACGCCTTCGAGTACATCCATCCCGAGGAACGGGAGACAGTACAGGACGCCTTCGGCTCCGTCGTCGAGTCCGAGGCGTTCCAGGCGACAACGTCGACGTACCGCCACCGTGCCAGCGACGGGTCGTGGGTCTGGCTCGAAAGCCGGATGTCGAACGTGACCGACACCGAGCTAGAGGGGTACGTCGTCAGTTCCCGGGTCGTCACCGACCGCGTCGAGGCCGAACGGGAGCGTATCGAGAGCCAGGAGCGGCTCGCCGAACTGGCCGATACCACCGACGATGTCCTGTGGGTGTTTGACGGGGACTGGGAGGAACTACTGTTCTGCAACCCGGCCTACGAGGCGGTGTACGGCAGGTCTGTCGAGGAACTCGAAGCGGACCCACAGAACTTCTTCGAGTGTATCTATCCACCGGATCGGGAGAGCGTCAGAGAGGCCTTAGAACAGCTTTCGGCCGGTGATCAGGTCGATATGGAGTACCGCGTGAACCCCACGACGGGATATAACCGGTGGGTCTGGGTCCAGGGCGAACCCATCGTCAGGGACGGCGAGGTCGTCCGTATCGCGGGGTTCAGCCGCGATGTCACGTACCGTCGCCGCCGGGAGCGCCAGCTTTCGGTGCTCGATAACTTCCTGCGGCACAACATCCGCAACCAGTTGACCGTGGTCATCGGCAGCGCCGATACCCTGGAGTCCGACCCGACTGCGGACGTCAAGACCCACGCAGCGATGATCCGCCGTGCCGGCGAGGGACTCCTAGAGACTGCGGAGAAGCAACGCGACATCGTCGAGATGCTCACCGAGAAACCCCGGACCGCGACGACCGACATGGTCGGGGCGATCCAGACGGTCACCGGACGCCTCCGCGACCAGTACCCAGAGGCGGACATCGAGACGAGACTCCCCGAGACGGCAGTCGTCGACGGCCCCGGGGAACTGGAGTGTGCGATAGCGGAACTCGTCGAGAACGCCATCCGCCACAACGATCGGGGGACGCCGTGGGTCCGGATCGCCGTCGAATCGGTCGGAGACCACGTCGAGATCACCGTCGACGACACCGCGGCCCCGATCCCGGAGTACGACCGGAACGTCCTGCTGGGCGACCACGAGATGTCGGCAGTCAACCACAGCCGCGGCTGTGGGCTCTGGCTCGTCTACTGGACCGTCGACCTGGCAGGGGGCGCTATCGAGCACACAACGGGCGAGCGGGGGAACACGGTGACGCTGTCCCTGCCCCGGGCATCGGGGTCCGGAGGGTGA
- a CDS encoding aldo/keto reductase — protein MEYTTLGSTGMEVSKICLGCMSFGSDREWMLDEGESHDLIERAIELGVNFFDTANVYSAGESESILGDVLAEYDRDEQVVATKVRFPGADDHRNARGLSRKTVEQELANSLDRLGMETVDLYQIHRWDYDTPIETTLRALDDAVRRGQVRHVGASSMWAYQFQRALAISDREGLARFETMQNLYHLTYREEEREMLPLCDREDVGVIPWSPLGAGYLARPHEEFTSTTRGVHENENAEVPYDEGAGSQEINERVQELAADYGVTMAQIGMAWHFENEYTTAPILGTSSVEHLEEAVEALEIDLSASDMAYLEEPYEPVPVYGHE, from the coding sequence ATGGAGTACACCACACTCGGTTCGACCGGGATGGAAGTCAGCAAGATCTGTCTGGGCTGTATGAGCTTCGGCAGCGACCGCGAGTGGATGTTAGACGAAGGGGAGAGTCACGACCTCATCGAGCGGGCGATCGAGCTGGGCGTGAACTTCTTCGACACCGCCAACGTCTACTCCGCCGGCGAGAGCGAGTCGATCCTGGGCGACGTGCTGGCGGAGTACGACCGCGACGAGCAGGTCGTCGCGACCAAGGTCCGGTTCCCCGGCGCCGACGACCACCGGAACGCACGCGGACTCTCGCGGAAGACCGTCGAGCAGGAACTGGCGAACTCCCTGGACCGACTCGGGATGGAGACCGTCGACCTCTACCAGATCCACCGCTGGGATTACGACACGCCCATCGAGACGACGCTGCGGGCGCTCGACGACGCCGTCCGGCGCGGGCAGGTCCGACACGTCGGTGCCTCCTCGATGTGGGCCTACCAGTTCCAGCGTGCCCTGGCGATCAGCGACCGCGAGGGGCTGGCCCGCTTCGAGACGATGCAGAACCTCTATCACCTGACGTACCGCGAGGAGGAGCGCGAGATGCTGCCCCTCTGTGATCGGGAGGACGTGGGCGTCATCCCGTGGAGTCCGCTGGGAGCGGGCTATCTCGCCCGCCCCCACGAGGAGTTCACGTCGACGACCCGGGGCGTCCACGAGAACGAGAACGCGGAGGTCCCCTACGACGAGGGGGCGGGCAGCCAGGAGATCAACGAGCGCGTCCAGGAACTGGCCGCCGACTACGGCGTGACGATGGCCCAGATCGGGATGGCCTGGCACTTCGAGAACGAGTACACCACCGCGCCGATCCTCGGGACCTCCAGCGTCGAGCACTTAGAGGAGGCCGTCGAGGCCCTGGAGATCGACCTCTCGGCGTCTGATATGGCATATCTGGAGGAGCCGTACGAGCCGGTTCCGGTGTACGGGCACGAATAG
- a CDS encoding PhzF family phenazine biosynthesis protein, whose protein sequence is MSRPLHLVDVFARQRYAGNQLAVVCDAGGLDATEMQAIAAEMGFSETTFVTGPPEDGAWPVRIFTPAEEVPFAGHPTLGTAAVIREHLADGRPETVVLDLPVGDVPVETVADGDGESLWMTQQPPAFGDRLAHEDLAAVLGLPTDALDTDWPVQVVSTGLPTIVVPLADREALTSVDLDRAAYDRVTGEREAKNVLAFCPDPRDDANDVADRVFAPFYDVPEDPATGSSNGCLAAYLARHEFFGGDTVDVRVEQGFEMGRPSLLELSADASGDPVDVRVGGRVVPVARGELL, encoded by the coding sequence ATGTCCCGCCCGCTCCACCTCGTCGACGTGTTCGCCCGCCAGCGCTACGCCGGCAACCAACTCGCCGTCGTCTGTGACGCCGGCGGTCTCGACGCGACGGAGATGCAGGCAATCGCTGCCGAGATGGGCTTCTCGGAGACGACCTTCGTCACCGGCCCGCCCGAGGACGGCGCGTGGCCGGTCCGGATCTTCACGCCCGCCGAGGAGGTGCCCTTCGCCGGCCACCCGACGCTCGGAACCGCGGCGGTGATCCGTGAGCACCTCGCGGACGGCCGGCCGGAGACGGTGGTGCTGGATCTCCCGGTCGGGGACGTCCCTGTCGAGACGGTCGCGGACGGCGACGGCGAGTCGCTGTGGATGACCCAACAGCCCCCCGCGTTCGGTGACCGCCTCGCCCACGAGGATCTCGCGGCGGTCTTGGGACTCCCGACCGACGCACTCGACACCGACTGGCCGGTTCAGGTCGTCTCGACCGGGCTTCCGACCATCGTCGTTCCGCTCGCCGATCGCGAGGCGCTGACGAGTGTCGACCTCGATCGGGCGGCCTACGACCGCGTGACCGGCGAGCGCGAGGCGAAGAACGTCCTGGCGTTCTGTCCGGACCCGCGGGACGACGCCAACGACGTCGCCGACCGCGTGTTCGCGCCCTTCTACGACGTCCCCGAGGACCCGGCGACCGGCTCCTCGAACGGCTGTCTCGCGGCGTATCTGGCCCGCCACGAGTTTTTCGGCGGCGACACCGTTGACGTCCGGGTCGAACAGGGGTTCGAGATGGGACGGCCGTCGCTGCTGGAACTGTCGGCCGACGCCAGCGGCGACCCGGTCGACGTTCGCGTCGGGGGCCGTGTCGTCCCGGTCGCTCGCGGCGAGTTGCTGTAG
- a CDS encoding DJ-1/PfpI family protein, with the protein MDAVAVVCYEGFDELDAVGPYEVFENAARAGAGWDVTLRSVRETERVTASHGLRVEPDGPLAAADADLLVVAGGEWNTRGDKGAWAEAERGELPEALAAAHDRGATVAGVCTGGMLLARAGLLDGRPAVTHRGAIDDLRATGAEVIDARVVDDGDVLTAGGVTSGLDLAVHLVAREWGEDVAERVAREMEYERRGSVYRESGSGQR; encoded by the coding sequence ATGGACGCTGTCGCAGTGGTCTGTTACGAGGGATTCGACGAACTGGACGCCGTCGGTCCCTACGAGGTGTTCGAGAACGCTGCCCGCGCCGGTGCCGGGTGGGACGTGACACTCCGATCGGTCCGAGAGACCGAGAGGGTGACCGCCAGCCACGGCCTCCGCGTCGAACCGGACGGACCGTTAGCTGCCGCCGACGCTGACCTCCTGGTCGTCGCCGGTGGCGAGTGGAACACGCGCGGGGACAAGGGCGCGTGGGCGGAAGCCGAACGGGGCGAGTTACCCGAAGCGCTGGCCGCGGCCCACGACCGCGGCGCGACCGTCGCCGGCGTCTGTACCGGCGGGATGCTCCTGGCTCGGGCGGGACTGCTCGACGGGCGGCCGGCCGTCACCCATCGGGGCGCGATCGACGACCTCCGGGCGACTGGTGCCGAGGTGATCGACGCCCGCGTGGTCGACGACGGCGACGTGCTGACCGCCGGCGGCGTTACCTCGGGGCTAGATCTCGCCGTCCATCTGGTCGCACGTGAGTGGGGTGAGGACGTGGCTGAACGGGTCGCCCGCGAGATGGAGTACGAACGCCGCGGGAGCGTCTACCGTGAATCCGGGAGTGGACAGCGGTAG